One Spinacia oleracea cultivar Varoflay chromosome 4, BTI_SOV_V1, whole genome shotgun sequence DNA segment encodes these proteins:
- the LOC110793928 gene encoding uncharacterized protein, producing MSKIEIQAQSVENPEADYEKLILELDSKAEVVLSTTTANFGKSPRLHIIDTHFWSGRAISGFPALHKHFYAVPKQQGTLPQGIKWGLVYADGDDTTARKWVAAFDTTAGKAYAEAGPIGPVDWNVVEVKLGASENKSVYTDPIMGGITTAEINGLTAKAIFSG from the exons ATGTCGAAGATTGAAATCCAAGCGCAGAGCGTAGAGAACCCAGAAGCTGATTATGAGAAGCTGATATTGGAGTTAGATAGCAAGGCGGAAGTGGTATTGTCAACCACCACCGCAAACTTCGGCAAAAGCCCACGATTACATATAATTGACACACATTTCTGGTCTGGCCGTGCCATTTCAGGTTTCCCTGCTCTTCATAAGCATTTTTATGCCGTTCCTAAGCAGCAAGGCACTCTTCCTCAAGGCATCAAATGGGGCCTCGTCTATGCTGATGGCGATGACACTACTGCTCGTAAGTGGGTTGCCGCTTTTGATACCACTGCCGGCAAG GCTTATGCTGAAGCTGGACCAATAGGTCCAGTCGACTGGAATGTTGTTGAAGTTAAGTTGGGTGCATCAGAAAACAAGAGTGTTTATACGGACCCAATTATGGGAGGCATCACCACAGCTGAGATTAATGGTCTTACAGCAAAAGCAATTTTCAGTGGATGA